Proteins encoded within one genomic window of Thiothrix litoralis:
- the hfq gene encoding RNA chaperone Hfq: MSKGHTLQEPFLNALRKERIPVSIYLVNGIKLQGHVESFDQFVVLLGNTVSQLVYKHAISTIVPARPIKLALAPEE; this comes from the coding sequence ATGTCGAAAGGGCACACATTACAAGAACCCTTCCTTAATGCTCTGAGAAAGGAACGGATTCCAGTCTCCATTTATTTGGTCAACGGCATCAAATTACAGGGGCATGTCGAGTCATTTGACCAATTCGTTGTACTATTGGGGAATACTGTTAGCCAATTAGTCTACAAACATGCCATTTCCACGATCGTGCCTGCTCGCCCGATCAAACTGGCGCTGGCTCCCGAAGAATAA
- the miaA gene encoding tRNA (adenosine(37)-N6)-dimethylallyltransferase MiaA translates to MSKAIFIMGPTGTGKTDLAVELRKHFPIEIISVDSALVYKGLDIGSAKPDAATLAEAPHRLIDFLDPSQPYSAAEFREDALHEMADITAHGKIPLLVGGTMLYFRALEYGLSALPQADPAIRARLEAEASTHGWQVLHDRLASIDPIAAQRIHPNDPQRLQRALEVFELTGQSLTELQQAEWHDACPYQLLKIALIPEDRGWLHARLVQRFDQMLQQGVVDEVRKLLVRGDLDTHLPAIRAVGYRQIWDYLINEIDYNQMRDRAIVATRQLAKRQMTWLRSEKDVSLYNPQELNLSSVISNVSAFIGG, encoded by the coding sequence ATGAGCAAAGCCATTTTCATCATGGGGCCGACCGGAACGGGTAAGACGGATCTTGCGGTTGAGCTACGCAAACACTTTCCGATTGAAATCATCAGCGTCGATTCTGCCTTGGTTTACAAAGGGCTGGATATTGGTAGCGCTAAACCCGATGCGGCCACATTGGCCGAAGCTCCGCACCGACTGATTGACTTCCTTGACCCGTCGCAGCCCTACTCCGCCGCTGAATTTAGGGAGGATGCTTTGCACGAAATGGCTGATATTACCGCACACGGTAAAATCCCCTTGCTGGTCGGTGGCACCATGCTCTACTTCCGCGCCCTCGAATACGGCCTATCAGCCTTGCCTCAAGCCGACCCTGCCATTCGTGCCCGTCTGGAAGCCGAAGCCTCGACCCACGGCTGGCAAGTACTGCATGACCGGCTGGCGAGCATTGACCCAATAGCCGCGCAACGCATTCACCCCAATGACCCCCAACGCTTGCAACGCGCTTTGGAAGTTTTTGAGCTGACGGGGCAATCACTCACCGAATTACAGCAAGCTGAATGGCATGATGCCTGCCCCTATCAGCTATTAAAAATTGCCTTGATACCTGAAGATCGCGGCTGGTTACACGCCCGTCTTGTACAACGCTTTGACCAAATGTTACAACAGGGCGTTGTCGACGAAGTGCGCAAACTCTTGGTGCGCGGCGACTTGGACACCCACCTTCCCGCCATACGGGCTGTGGGTTACCGACAAATTTGGGATTATTTAATTAATGAAATAGACTACAATCAAATGCGCGATCGTGCTATTGTCGCAACACGACAGCTTGCTAAACGTCAAATGACGTGGTTGCGTTCGGAAAAGGATGTGTCTTTGTATAACCCCCAAGAACTCAACCTTTCATCGGTCATCAGCAACGTCTCAGCGTTTATTGGCGGATGA
- the trxA gene encoding thioredoxin TrxA, producing the protein MSNDSVSNDITYLSDATFEQEVLKSTVPVLVDYWAEWCGPCKMIAPLLDDIAVEFEGKLKVAKLNIDENKEVPPRYGVRGIPTLMLFKSGAVAATKVGALSKSQLTAFLNQNL; encoded by the coding sequence GTGAGTAACGATTCTGTGAGTAACGATATTACCTACCTTTCCGATGCTACTTTTGAGCAGGAAGTGCTGAAATCCACTGTGCCAGTACTGGTTGACTACTGGGCTGAGTGGTGCGGGCCATGCAAAATGATTGCGCCCTTGCTGGATGACATTGCTGTCGAGTTTGAAGGCAAGCTGAAAGTTGCCAAGCTGAACATTGATGAAAACAAGGAGGTGCCACCACGTTACGGTGTCCGGGGTATTCCTACGTTGATGCTGTTCAAGAGCGGCGCGGTGGCGGCAACCAAAGTCGGAGCCTTATCCAAATCACAATTGACGGCGTTTCTGAATCAGAACCTCTAA
- the rho gene encoding transcription termination factor Rho — protein MNLSELKKKSAAEVFEMAQAMGIESISRTRKQDIVFALLKANAANNVDIHGDGVLEILQDGFGFLRSDDSSYLAGADDIYVSPSQIRRFGLRTGDTVSGKIRPPKDSERYFALLKVDTINFEPPESARNKIAFENLTPLHADDRMRMERGNGSREDITARVIDIVAPFGKGQRGLIIAPPKAGKTIMLQNIAQSIASNYPDSYLIVLLIDERPEEVTEMSRMVQGEVVSSTFDEPAARHVQVAEMVIEKAKRLVEHKRDVVILLDSITRLARAYNTVVPSSGKVLTGGVDANALHRPKRFFGAARNIEEGGSLTIIATALIETGSKMDDVIYEEFKGTGNMEIHLDRRIAEKRVFPAININRSGTRREELLTTQDELQTLWVLRKFLHGMDDLEAMELLFDKLSKTKTNSEFFDVMRRG, from the coding sequence ATGAACCTGTCTGAACTGAAAAAGAAATCTGCCGCCGAAGTCTTTGAAATGGCGCAAGCTATGGGTATCGAGAGCATCTCACGCACCCGCAAACAAGACATCGTCTTCGCCTTGCTGAAAGCCAATGCAGCCAATAATGTCGACATCCACGGTGATGGTGTATTGGAAATCCTTCAGGATGGCTTCGGCTTTTTGCGCTCAGATGACTCCAGCTATCTGGCGGGTGCGGATGACATCTATGTATCCCCCAGTCAGATCCGCCGCTTTGGTTTGCGCACCGGCGATACTGTGTCAGGCAAGATTCGCCCCCCCAAGGACAGCGAACGCTATTTCGCCCTGCTCAAAGTCGATACGATCAACTTTGAACCTCCCGAAAGCGCCCGTAACAAGATTGCTTTTGAAAACCTCACGCCACTGCACGCCGATGACCGGATGCGCATGGAACGCGGTAATGGCAGTCGTGAAGACATTACCGCCCGTGTCATCGACATCGTAGCGCCGTTTGGTAAGGGCCAACGTGGTCTGATTATCGCGCCGCCGAAGGCCGGTAAAACCATCATGCTGCAAAATATTGCGCAAAGCATTGCTTCCAATTACCCGGACAGCTACCTGATCGTGTTGTTGATCGACGAACGCCCGGAAGAGGTGACAGAAATGTCACGCATGGTGCAGGGCGAAGTCGTTTCCTCGACCTTCGACGAACCCGCTGCCCGCCATGTACAAGTTGCGGAAATGGTTATCGAGAAAGCTAAGCGTTTGGTTGAGCATAAACGTGACGTGGTTATCTTGCTGGACTCCATCACCCGTTTGGCGCGTGCTTACAATACGGTCGTACCTTCTTCAGGCAAGGTATTGACCGGTGGTGTCGATGCGAATGCGCTGCACCGTCCGAAACGTTTCTTCGGTGCGGCACGTAATATTGAAGAGGGCGGTAGCCTGACCATCATCGCCACCGCGCTGATCGAAACCGGCTCGAAAATGGATGATGTTATCTACGAAGAGTTCAAAGGTACGGGTAATATGGAAATCCATCTGGATCGCCGTATTGCTGAAAAGCGCGTCTTCCCTGCGATCAATATCAACCGTTCTGGCACGCGTCGCGAAGAGTTGCTGACCACGCAAGACGAGCTGCAAACCTTGTGGGTACTGCGCAAATTCCTGCACGGTATGGACGATCTGGAAGCGATGGAACTGTTGTTCGACAAGCTCTCCAAGACCAAAACCAACAGCGAATTCTTCGACGTGATGCGTCGCGGTTAA
- the hflX gene encoding ribosome rescue GTPase HflX has protein sequence MELFERPGGGENAVLVQISFNTAKSTQDEKEFAELADSAGAQVVGFISGSRQRPDPRYFVGTGKAEEIRQLREARDAHLVIFDHSLSPAQERNLEKLLQCRVLDRTGLILDIFAQRARSHEGKLQVELAQLKHLSTRLVRGWTHLERQKGGIGMRGPGETQLETDRRLIAERIKQIDKRLEKVQNQREQGRQSRKKAEIPTVSLVGYTNAGKSTLFNALTQAGVYVADQLFATLDPTLRQVQLPNQQEIILADTVGFIRHLPHDLVVAFRSTLQETIDADLLLHVIDSHDEQLELFREQVNKVIAEIGAEKVPQIEVMNKIDLGGQTPHIEEGTGTNPTRVYVSAQNNLGLKGLLVYLGDYFAGHMFRGKLTLQPRHARLRAKLYADKAIQQESITDEGNFDLEVVIDQRRLDQYLREEGLTLEDL, from the coding sequence TTGGAACTATTTGAACGCCCCGGCGGCGGTGAAAATGCTGTCCTTGTTCAGATCAGTTTCAATACGGCAAAGTCTACGCAAGACGAAAAGGAATTCGCCGAACTCGCTGATTCAGCCGGTGCCCAAGTGGTCGGTTTTATCAGTGGGTCGCGGCAACGCCCTGACCCACGTTATTTCGTCGGTACGGGTAAAGCCGAAGAAATTCGTCAGCTAAGGGAAGCGCGTGATGCCCATCTGGTCATTTTCGATCACTCCCTCTCCCCTGCTCAGGAACGTAACCTCGAAAAGCTGCTGCAATGCCGCGTGCTTGACCGTACCGGCCTGATTCTGGACATCTTCGCCCAACGCGCCCGCAGCCACGAAGGTAAACTTCAGGTTGAACTCGCGCAATTGAAACACCTTTCCACCCGCCTCGTGCGTGGCTGGACGCATCTGGAACGCCAAAAAGGCGGTATCGGGATGCGCGGCCCCGGTGAAACTCAGTTAGAAACCGACCGTCGCCTGATTGCTGAACGCATCAAGCAAATCGACAAGCGTCTGGAAAAAGTCCAGAACCAACGCGAACAAGGCCGCCAGTCCCGCAAAAAAGCTGAAATCCCCACGGTTTCGCTGGTCGGTTATACCAATGCAGGTAAATCCACCCTTTTCAACGCCCTGACCCAAGCTGGGGTGTACGTCGCCGACCAACTGTTTGCGACCCTTGACCCCACGCTGCGGCAAGTACAACTGCCCAACCAGCAAGAAATCATCCTCGCAGACACAGTAGGCTTCATTCGCCATCTGCCGCATGATCTGGTCGTCGCCTTCCGCTCCACCTTGCAAGAAACCATTGATGCTGATTTGCTATTGCACGTCATTGACAGTCATGACGAGCAACTGGAATTGTTCCGCGAACAGGTCAACAAAGTCATTGCTGAAATTGGTGCCGAAAAAGTACCGCAAATCGAAGTCATGAATAAGATTGACCTCGGCGGACAAACCCCGCATATCGAAGAAGGCACCGGCACCAACCCCACCCGCGTGTACGTTTCCGCCCAAAACAATCTGGGGCTGAAAGGCCTACTGGTGTATCTGGGTGATTACTTCGCCGGACACATGTTCCGGGGCAAACTGACGCTTCAACCACGCCATGCACGCTTACGCGCCAAACTGTACGCAGACAAAGCGATTCAGCAAGAAAGCATCACGGATGAAGGTAATTTCGACCTAGAGGTGGTCATTGACCAGCGACGGCTGGATCAGTATTTGCGGGAAGAAGGCTTAACGCTGGAAGATCTATAG
- a CDS encoding DUF3108 domain-containing protein, producing MKHFIIAASLALLTSVASAAPDAFQASYTVTAKGLDMGVMTASLRYNGNDYTYQKLTKANGLAALLSGDTLTERSTGTKDGDALIPANYLNHHKNRRKDKKDEFSFVTPTQIKGIFDGNAYELNVPKGTLDMATLELYLMDALASNQPLNYPIVSRGKLQDYRFRKLGKETITVPAGEYECEKVEVVHNDTERQTTLWLAPKLHYAIVQVRHKEDGDVIETRLKQYH from the coding sequence TTGAAACATTTCATAATCGCAGCAAGTCTGGCATTACTCACCTCAGTGGCAAGCGCCGCACCCGATGCTTTTCAGGCCAGTTACACCGTCACCGCCAAGGGGCTGGACATGGGCGTCATGACCGCCAGCCTGCGCTATAATGGCAATGACTATACCTACCAAAAGCTCACCAAAGCCAATGGTTTGGCAGCCTTGTTGAGTGGCGACACCCTCACGGAGCGTAGCACCGGCACCAAAGATGGCGATGCCCTGATTCCCGCCAACTACCTGAATCACCACAAAAACCGGCGCAAGGACAAAAAAGATGAGTTCAGTTTTGTGACGCCCACCCAAATCAAAGGCATCTTCGACGGTAATGCTTACGAGTTGAACGTTCCCAAAGGCACGCTCGATATGGCCACCCTCGAACTGTATTTGATGGATGCACTGGCATCGAACCAACCCTTAAATTACCCTATTGTCAGTCGGGGTAAATTACAGGATTACCGCTTCCGTAAACTGGGCAAAGAAACCATCACAGTGCCTGCTGGCGAATACGAGTGCGAAAAAGTGGAAGTGGTACATAACGATACGGAGCGCCAAACCACGTTATGGCTAGCCCCCAAGCTGCACTACGCCATCGTACAGGTTCGTCACAAGGAAGACGGCGACGTAATCGAAACCCGCTTGAAGCAGTACCATTAA